aaataataaaaaaatgatttgaagtagaaattttgaaaatgatattaaACGCAATTTTATCacgagaattgaaattttggacagttaccaaatggcttaaaatgtttagaaattgttctcaggaATGGACGCGTTACCAAATGTGCCCTAAGGGTGCAAAGGGTAACACTTATATTTCgggaaataatttcttttcagaaaaatttcttttgtatttctatttcctagaataatttatgagtaaaatgaTGTGtctggtaactatacaaaatttctattattggaataaaaaaagattaggaatgcgtttggtatgattcatgaatttttgtatttattcgatttttttcttGCTCATGGACCGCCGGCCGCTGATTGCCAACCTCCTCCCATCGTAGCATGATTGCCGACCGTTGCTGCTACTTGCCGCTTGCCGCCGCAGCCGCACGACCACCACCCATAGCCATCAGCGATTGCCCCCTCCCGCGGCCGTCAATGGGCTGTGGGTGGCGGGTAGTGGTGACGGTTGGTGGTCGTGAGGCGGTGGGAGCACGTCAGCAGTTGTCGACTAGTGGTGGGTGGGCAGGTTGCGACGACGGTTGAGCGGTGATGGCTGGGCAGCAAGTGGCGTCAATTGCCGGTCGGGTGAAGGGAGCGGTGGTAGTGGCGATCGGCAGTGGCCgtagcaaggaagaagaacaaaagaaaaatgcaaaagaaaaaatagcttatttctagaaattgttctcgggaacaagaagctacttttttttttttttttttttcatttatgttccaaatctattccctggctacttttttatttcgggaaatagaaaaataagtcagcgttatcaaatggatttatgttctttttttgttttggggaacaaaagaatataaattgggagaaacagaaacgttaccatacGGGCCCTAATTATCTTGACAAAGCACATCGGGGCACAGATTAGCAAGCCCATTGAGAGCTACGGGGCCTGAAAATATCACATAGGGAGGCACATAAGAAGCTGTAGACGTATTTCATTATACAATGAGGTTTGGAGAAGACAAAGGTGTGTATTATCTTTGAAAATTGCAATTAtgggaaaatataattttttttgacaagATTTGACACTAGTCAAtggttgttattttttatttttttaatttataatttttacatAACCATTATTAggtgactttttctttttttttggtcagagttATTAGGTGACTTATAACCTTTGAAAGGTTGTATCTTTTCAGAagttataaaattcaaaacaaaaaataaaaatacgattatttctttttataagaatttacggttaccttttggtttattcACCAAAAAGGGGATCCCGTATTATAGCTACAATATTTAAGAGGAAATGTTGTATCTGTTCTAAAACGCTGCTATAAATTCATCGTTTCTCTCTTAATATTTTACttaccaattttctttttcctaaagatacAACCATTATTTTATATTGTTCGTTTTTTGAGAGTttttggagaaatactagagTCGTTATCGGTCTTGTTTGAGATTTTGTTGTCCATGATGATTTTTGCTAGTAACCATCAATAATGTTGTGGGCAAATAATTCCTTAAGACATGTATTTACTCCTCAAAGTCTCCAATCTTCCCAATCCTATTTCTTAcaattttaaggaattatttaTGCAACAATAGAGTCAAAGTCCATAAAAGTCATGAATCAAGACATGATTACAATGACCGGTTTTGATGGTAACGATTTTGCTTGTTGGAGAGACAAGATAATGTTTCTTCTCACTGCTTTGAGGATTTCCTACATTATGGATCCCAATCTAATGCCTATAGAGAATCCAGAGCCCACCATTGAAGGAGGACAATCCACTGTAGAAGCCATTGAAAGGGTCaataaggagaagaaaaaacatgaaGAGGATTAATTGCTTTGTTGTTGGCATATTCTAAACACGTTGTCTAGttgtttttatgatttattcACCACGATAAAATCTGTCAAAAACATATGGAATGTACTCGAATTCAAATACAAGGTAGATGAGTAAGGTACCAATAGGTATTTGTTGATATTAAACCCTTGttggaacaagtccatgaattaCAAGTGCTTGTCAATGAAATTCGTGCCCTCAAGATTGACATTCCAGAATCCTTTCAAGTTGAagtaattattgaaaaattgccTTCAAGTTGGAATGATTATGGGAAAAGGATGTTACATATGTCAAAGGACATCACTTGGATGGAATTCTGAACCATCTTGAAATTTTTACGTTTATGTAATAATTCTCTAATTGAAAGCTAAATGCGGCCAAGGGgtatagacaaaaagaaaacaatagattttttatttataagtatGCTATTATAGCATGGATAACATCTATTcgaattctttttgttttagcaTCCAGTTATGCTCTTCGTGTTCATCAAATTGATGTCAaaattgcttttttaaaaactgaatgttttgttcttcttgcaaacgaatatatatatatatatatatatatatatatatatatatatatatatatatatataaattggtcAAATCTCTTTATGGGCTTAGGCAAGCACCTAAACAGTGGTATGAAAAATTTGATTCAGTTATATTATCAAATGGTTTCAAAATTAATAGTGTTGATAAGTGTATTTattctaaattcactaaagattATGGTGCTTTTTTCACATCCCAAATTTTACAAGATTATGAGAAATGACATGGCTGTCCTATACCAAAGGACATAagctaaaatgaaaaaaaaaactaatacaAACTTGCTATCAatgtatacacacacacacatacatctatatatttgataaaagaGGGAGTTGGTTATAGGATTGGAGTTTTTAAAATCCATCAAGAATTACTATGGCCACAGAATTTAAGATGACACTAATTTTGTTGTTAGTACAAATACATTTTCGAAAACGTCCTTAAATTTGTATCACTACATATCGAGAATATTAGATGTGTTCCAGCCAAGGATAACCACTGAGCTTAACTAAATGCGTTTCGCTGATAAAGCACTGACATTCATTGCATTTAATACCTAAGCAAAGGGAATGCCTTACAACATTTTATACATAAATGAAAGTAGAAAGGGAATGCTAATTAAACTATGGTGGCAATCCATGTTAGTGGATTGTGTTCGTGTTCGTGTCGACATAAGGGTATTATGCAAAGCAAGTCAACTCAAATACAATTATCGTGTTGATCTCTTTGACACGAGCTTGACCAAAAAGTTAACCAGTTGACACAACACCGGCTCATGCAATGTGATTAAATATCAGGTTGACGAGGCAACACAAGTACATGACTTGTCATGACATGAGATAAGCTCATTCAAACGAAATCAACCACCAAAATGACACAAAATATCCTCAAActttcacaaaatcaatttataaatTGCAATAATCCATCAATAAATTATCatcatatcaaattaaaaaaaaagtaaatagcTAATGTAATTCATCATTTTAAAATCTTAATAGTGAAGAGGGTGGAGGAATGTCATGACACGAGTCACATACTGTTCATTTCAACTCCACCAACCCCCTTAACTTAAATGGGTTATACAGGTCAATTGCATGTCTGGTGGGTTGGACAAGAACATGACAATAAACCGTGTCTCGTGGTTGACTCGAAATTGACCCTGGGCACAATTAGTCTTGATCCATACTTGCTAATTTTGTTAGAGATGATTTAAGAAATATCCCTATATTAtagataattattttgtttccattgattttctatatctctaatcatcatgcatatatctaGGATATTCTTCGTATCTTTTTTCGCTTGTTCatatccttgattgattatCTTGTTACCTAAATGATTTCTAAATAACCTATTAATGTACTGCATCATTATGAGACATAGCAAAATATAGGGAGagataccaaaaaaataaaataaaaaatctaaacttattgtaatagtattaattcaatcctaaattttttaattgaactaatttaatgctaaatattttcacaatgaTACTAATTGaatccatttggccaatttagatAAGAATTTATTGACAAGAATGCAAGTCATCCTATGTGGCACTATTAGCGTTGATGTGgatgtttttaaatttaattatttatattcatttttttaaaattttttattctttttccttttttcttcttttttcctttatttttttttcctttctctctttcatttttttcctttgtcagTTGCCAACCTTTGTGATGTGGTTACCCTTGCCAAAAGGTTGTTAAGGGTGTGATGTGGTTACCCTTGCCAAAAGGTTGGTAAGGGTAACCACTGGGATTCCCTTCCAATatggaaggaggaggtggggagttcaaatccccacattctcagggggaATGGAATGGggacgatttaattttaaatgtagGTTTCGACTCTCATTAGGACAAAAGTGAGAGTTAGAGTGAGAGTAGAGTaagatcgacaaaaaaaaaaacctttgttGAGGGCTAGATGAGGTCGCTCGCACTAGATCCATCGAGGGTTGCCTTGAGGAGGCCTCGCCCAAGGTTGATGAGGGGTCACCTTGCCCAACCTTGGCCATTGTTGGCGATCGACGAACTTCATGGCCATCATCAAAGCTAGCAACTTGGTGGAGGGAAataaggagaaaggaaaaaagagaaagggaaaaaaaagaacaaggaaggaaaatagaagaaaagaaaaggaaatagaaaataataaaaaaatgcgaaaaattatttgaaaattaaataaaatgtccaTTTCGGCGTTGGCTGTCCCATATGAGATGACTAGCATCCAAGATAGCAATTTCCGGCTTAAATTGATTAATGGATTcaattggtacaaatataaaaaaaaatgtttaagattaaattagtcaaattgaaagtttatgattatattagtatcaatataatagttttttgacttttcaaatacTTTTCCTTAAAACTCTATAGATATTACACAATTATTTTTTCCACCATAATCTTAtcttggtattttttggaatcgTATTAAAGTGCGAATAAAACTCAATTGCTTTCGACATCCCAACGGAAAGTGCGAATGATATGCCTTTTTCCTCTGAACCTGAATAAACCACTCccgatttttcttctctttaactttttttttttttttttttttttttttgtggtcgaattcTCTTTAACTTCACGGGGAAGATTTTCTAGTTAAGGGTTTCCTTCTATTTAAGCCCGAGACTTGCGACATACCGTCACCTTGAAGTCCAGGAGTCAACAACGTTCGACACAGGTACTCATGTGGAGTACCGCATAAATTTCCCAACTCCTGTAATGCAAGaagctctcctcctcctcctccttggcaATTTGAGTGTCGTCTAAGTAACGTCCGTGTTGTTTGCGAAAGTTGATCGTGCAGAAGTAGCAGTCCATTGAAAAAACATGGATGCACAAATTGATGTTAATCCGGGAGAATTCACGTGGAAAATCAGCTACTTCACTGAGCAGGATGCAAATCACCTTTACTCTGAAGCATTCACAGTTTCTGGTTGTCAAtggtatttcaattttttttcactttttatttttctgtttttgcgTTGTTTCTTGATGATCGCATGTTCATCGTGTTGCCAAGTGATTCTTGCGTCTTCCGATACTTTCTGAGCAGGAGAATTCTGGTATTCCCCAAAGGGAATGGCTCGCACCATTTGTCGCTTTTCCTCGGTGTCCCTGATTCTGCGACGTTGCCATACGGATGGACCAAAGACGTCAAGTTCAGCTTGGGTGTGATTGATCAAATCAATGATGTTCGCTCTATTAGAAAGGGTTTGTTCTTGAATTCGATTGAATTTTTTGGAATCTCTTCTTTTTAATGTGAGTGTCTGATGGGTTTCTCTCTGATTGATTGTACGCATTtagatttcaaaagaattcgGTGTTGTGACATGAATAAGAAGAAGGGTTTAGATGATAAAAAGAATAAGCGAGAAGAACTGCAAAGAGAGATATGGAGCTGAGAGAGAAAATAGCTTTTCCGTATCTCATTCGTTAATTCTATCAATGGTGGTTGTTACTGACTAAGGAATTTAGCAAGTTAAGTTGTAAGCCACTGGTCCAGTAGATGGAGGAGTTGGGATTTGACTGCATCTAATATGATCTATATGTTGGTCCGGAAAAAAGGGAGGAGCCACAATTTAACTTCTAGGATGGTCACGTTGGAGGTCGTAACACTGTCGCGTTTTGTCAGTTTCATTTTTGTATGAATTGGGCTGCTTAAGTTGATCATGGGGAGGTGTTTGCTTCTTCTGTTGCTAATATTTTGCTTGACGAACAATACAAAATTCTAGTTCTTGATGGTCTCCAATGTTTCTTCCACATATCTTGCTTGtaaataagtttttgaattCGTCACTCTGTCTCCTGAATTCTGCAGCGTGGCAAAGTGTTTTCACTGCGAGACAGAAAGAATGGGGTTTCCCAGAGTTGATTCCCTTGACTGAGCTTCAAAACCGTACTGGGGGATACCTAGTAAATGACACTTTGGTGATTAAAGCCACAGTTTGCATCTCAACAGTTACTCCTCTGATGAACATTCAGCCAGCTAGACCAACTGATAAGTTTGACTCCTATTTCACTGCTCTGGAGGAATTTGTCAATGGTGCTGAGACTCATGGCGTTAGAGTAGGATCAAGTTCGTGCTGCCAACATGATGCTTTGACGGCTGAAATTCCTAGCTTAGAAGAAGTTGAGAAGGCTATTCAGTCGATGACGGAATGCCTTTCGGATCTctttaaattgaatataaaagAGAGGCTATCTGAGGCACTATCAACTTTAAGCTCGGCCAGAATTGGATTATTGTCGGAAAAAAAGATAGCA
The sequence above is drawn from the Eucalyptus grandis isolate ANBG69807.140 chromosome 11, ASM1654582v1, whole genome shotgun sequence genome and encodes:
- the LOC108955894 gene encoding MATH domain and coiled-coil domain-containing protein At3g58270-like, which codes for MDAQIDVNPGEFTWKISYFTEQDANHLYSEAFTVSGCQWRILVFPKGNGSHHLSLFLGVPDSATLPYGWTKDVKFSLGVIDQINDVRSIRKAWQSVFTARQKEWGFPELIPLTELQNRTGGYLVNDTLVIKATVCISTVTPLMNIQPARPTDKFDSYFTALEEFVNGAETHGVRVGSSSCCQHDALTAEIPSLEEVEKAIQSMTECLSDLFKLNIKERLSEALSTLSSARIGLLSEKKIAIEKFQANFNDFISDFLAFEQDNAEKLQKDQRFSVMKKSQDTHILYKQLMGDLIMEEEKLKRKTGEVKSRKDKLLSDWEILLVEAEEAKLGCKDEQKKVAEAEEKKRIAEERMSRSTTAWSNLKAQFCLSFKIRNRP